In Numenius arquata chromosome 1, bNumArq3.hap1.1, whole genome shotgun sequence, the DNA window GGAATTGCAGAGAGCTgcataataagaataataaacagAATCACCTGTGGAACTATTTTGTCAAAAATATGCCGTGGGGTATTTTTAAGAGCAAAGTAGCTATTTAAACCCACCCTGCCCCTTTCTGTTCCTCCACAGAGCGGGCATCTAAGGTTCCTGTATCAGTATAAGGAAGCTGAACCCAGATACTGCTGTCCTGTTGCCAGGCAGCAGAGGCGGCCATGCCACTGTCAACAGAGGGACAAAATCAATGTCGTTACAGATAATGATGGGGAGAAACCCTGAGGGGTGAACGACCTGTTCATCAACCGAGGAGCACTGAAATACCCGACATACCTCTTCCAGCCTCCTGGGCCGGGATTGCTAGTGGAAAATACCACCCTTCCCTGCTAGCCAAAAGTCTCCCAAGGCCAGCGGCTTCGACTTCTGACTGGAAGAGACAGGgcggttaatttttttttttccctccctggttTATTACAGGCCGGCGTGGCGTTCCCCTCAGGCCAAACCTCCCCTCACGGTCCAAACCTCCTCGCTGCCCCTTTAAATCTACCCCTTCCACGCTCCCACCGATCCTGGCCGGCTCGTCCCCTCAGGCGAGCCCGCCCTTTCCCTCCCCGCCGACGAGGGGAAACGAGGCGGGGTGGGGCGTGCGCTCCAACGGCCGCCCCGGCtgaggggagcgcggcggggcttTATAACCGGCGAGGCACCGGCGGGCCGGCGGCTTAGCGTGGCGGCGGTCGGAAAGGGAAGCCTCGGCGGTGAGTGGGGAGGTGGCGGCTCCTCGGGTGGGAGAACATCATTCGCCCGGCCGGCGAGGCGGCGGAGGGGCCTCTCCGGCCCCTCCGCCGCCTCGCCGGCCGGGTGTATTTCTCTGAGCTTCACTCCCTCGTTGTCTCTAACGGAGGGCGAGGGTTTGCTCGGCAACCTCCGGAGCCCTCCACCCTCGAGCAGGGAGATGTTGCTTCCGTCTCTTGGTTGTTTTATCCTCCTGATGCTCTTCGCCTCGTACCGTGCTTCGTGTTGTAGGTGGTCGGAGCGGGTCGGCACAGTCGTTTTGCCTCTTAACAGGTGGTTACTGTGTCCTTCTTGCTCCGGGTGTTAGTAAGTTAACCTGGTAGCGCTGCTCAGGGAGCAGGCGATCCCTTTAGTTTCGGGGAGAAGAGAGGTTCAGTGGCTCCTGTGCTTGAAAGAGAGCTGGTGTTTTGCAAGAACTTGCCGCGACGGTTGCTAGCTTCGGCCccgattttttttaatcatttctttCCGATGATGCTTCACTACTTGAATACAAAGTCTGACCTGTCTGTTTGTGGTGTAATCCATGCAGTTAGAAAGTATTGCTGGGATAACTATCTTATATTACAGGCAATAACTTTTTAGGACTAGTAACTCATTTAGCATAAGCCTTCTGAAACATTCGAGGGTCAAATCCATTCTAAATAACTAAAACTATTATAAACTGGAGTATTCTGTGTGCCCAGTATGCTAGCAATATTGCTAACCAATAAGGAATTTGATATGTGACTTTTAAAGTCTATTCTCTAAGAAGGGAATATCTAAATATTCGTTCTAAGTGATGCATTCTTTTATGGAACCTGGgcttttgattttgtttcagtCACACTGCCAATTAAAAGCGATCAAACTAGCTTCTGACTTTTGCAAAGAGTGTGTGGATGAATCGCTCTATTGATCTAACCCGGTGTCCTTCAGGGGTAGTATCACCTCTGTCATCTTACTGATATTCAAGGAACAATAATATATGTTTGATAAGGATAATTTCTTTTTAGTAAAATTGGAGACCTCAATTTATTCTGCAGTGAGAGCTAATAGTGGGGAAACTGAGCTTAGCTTTGTCTCCATTAATTGCATGATCTGCCTTTAATCATGCAAGGAGAGGAATATGAGGAACTTGGAGTGGGAAGTGGCCTCCCTCTGGCACAGTGTCATACCCATGTGGCTCTGCCGCTTTCATATTGAAAAGCTGCCATAATCTGTGCCTGTGGCTCCTGATCTCTGCACAGCACTTTTTTTGGCAATATTGTGGGTGTCCTTACTTGCcttgcctttggttttttttatgtcatCGGTGTTCTTTGCAGTGGCCTAAAGAGTAAGATAGATTTCTGTGCACTTGGTTGTTGAGTAATTGAAATTAtgtgcttttgtgggttttttattgtaTTGACTGTCAGAAGACTGAAGATACAGGTAACTCTTCATGAAGTAAAGATGATAAAAGAAAAACTAGGGCTGCACTAAGTATTCAGGCACGCTTAGTGTCTGCAACTCCTGTTAACTTCATTTGGACACTGGATTATTGGCACTTCTAGAGGAAGTGACCAAAGAAGGTTCATCTGTGCAAAAGGGAGTTCTAAGTAACTGGTGTATTTGTGATATTTTCCAGCTGGGCAGTATGGGTGAATAAACTAACTAACAGGGAATAGAAGGGCCAAAGGAAATAGTTTCAAGTACAATTATTCCACAAAATTAATTAGCAGAAGATAACTGTAAAATCCAATGTTTAGGAGACTATTATAGAAAATGGGGGGAGGAAAGTATTTATAttatgaagaagggaaaaaataaactgtgGAGAGACCTACTAGGTTGCGAGAAGGGTAATCTTTTGTTGGCTGGACTAGTTGGGTTTTGCAGTTCTTAtatcttttctaaaataattggATTACTTTAGCAAGCAAATGCCAATTATGATTTGTGGTCACTGTCAAATTCACCTAATTGACTTATAAGTTAGACCAGCTTTTTTTTACTGCACCTGATTACACTATTTTCATGTAATGTTCACAGGAATTAATACTGTGAACACTGGTATCAGAAATAGGCCTTAATGGAAGCAAAATATTGTATGCTTCCTTATTTTCTGTTCAAGTGTACCAGCTCATGTTAATGTTGATACCAGGAAAAATGGGACAGAAGTTAGTAATAACTATCTTAAAGTCCCGTTTGATGGCAGAATGTAGTCAAACTAATTCAGCTTGGTAAGAATCGTTGGAGGTTATTCACTGTAGTGCTCCTTAAGATCATGCCTGGGAGACAAACTACTTTAACCTTTTGTGGTGAGGACAGTGGTGGCCCAAATACATAGCAGAAACATTGATTTGAACCCAGGTGCCTTTGTGAGGTATTACTGACTTCTCATTATCAAAGGTATTAAATGTTGTTACCTTTAGCATGTTTGGAGGGCCCATCTGAAATGGACAAGGGACAAAGTTTTATTAAATGTtagcatatatatttatataacatgTACTTATAGAAGCACTAAATCATTGTCCTATTTCACAGAAAGAAGAATCAATAATGTCAGCACTAAACTGGAAGCCCTTTATCTATGGCGGTTTAGCGTCAATCACTGCAGAATGTGGTAAGCTTTTCCTTTAACTGTTTACATGATTTCCTTTACCCAAATAGtcctttttaaaacaagcttGGTTCCATGCTGTCAGTGACACATAGGATATGGTGGTTATCAGCATAGgagttttttctttaatgctgaCTGAAGAGTTGCTCAAAACTTTGTTACAATGTCAGCGCACTTCTGTCTGTAAACCCACGTTTCCTGTGAGTCTTGTTTTTTATACAAACTTTGCCTTTGCATTCTATTACTTGGTGTTTGTTGATCTGTTCCTAGACAGTGGTCATAAGTAtacacagcttttgttttgctcAAGTAGACAAGTTAAGCTCTTAACTTGTAAATTTTTTCTCTTAGCTCTTCTGAGTAGCTATGTTGCAGTTAAAATTCCCTTTTCTTGAATGTGAGTGGCTGATTAGATTTTAACACTTAAATTCAGTTAGTGTGCAGCATACAGTGCATTTGATGTTTAGTGCTTACTCTAAAGACAAACCTAAAATAATAACGTCCTATTAAAGTCTTATCTAAAACGCATGTACATGTAAATAAAGGAAATCTGGATTTTCATAGTAGCAGAACATAGTCTTACATGTGGTGGCCTTGCATGTTAAGTCTAACAAAGTAGATATAGTATAAAATTAAACTTCAAACtactattttttgttttccttttccaccttCTCTTATGAATCTTGCTCAAACTTGAGTTTGAGACCTTTATTTGACTTGACCAAATAATGCCAAAAGCTTCATGAGGAAGACAAGCAATTTGTAAAAGCCTTGCCTGTCTGTAAACCTTGTTAGAACAGATGTAGTTAATCCTGAAATATTAGTGTTCAGGCGAGTATCGAGTGTTGAGGTGATACCTTTCCTAAAGATAAGCTCTGGAGGAATGTGTTTTCTAAACCCTTTTATAAAGGGAGCATGGAGAGTATGAACTTGCTATAGCAGTAGGCTACTGGAAAGCAGTAACAGAAATGGgtagtgctgctgctgttgcttttttagGTTCTAAGCTAGAATCTGTATAGCTCGTCCTATGGAATTTATTTCTTGGCTTTCCATGAAATGCTCTTCAAAAATGTTGGTAGAATACATGCGCAAACTCTCTACTTGATTTTGATTGCTGAGTCCTCTTTGGTGTGGCTTTTTACAACCAGGTAATACCATGTTGCCTGAAAACATAGTCAATGCAAAACATAAACATAGGAAGTAGGTAGGGCCTCTGACAAGCTTTTAAAAGAATCAAGGTGACATAAAATGAACCACgtgtttaaaaaacagttttggtAAGAGACCCTTTTCTCAGGGAGTTTCTTTATGTATTTTAGTGTATAATAAAGGCTGCTTTTTCCTATATCATGTTCTTTGTTGTCTGTAGTTAGGTAAGTACTTGATTAGTTTTatctctgatttttctttaagGTACTTTCCCAATTGATCTGACCAAAACACGTCTGCAGGTTCAAGGTCAAGTTAATGATGCCAAATATAAAGAGATCCGCTACCGTGGAATGATGCACGCGCTAGTCAGAATATGCAGAGAAGAAGGATTGAAAGCCTTATACTCTGGGTAAAATTAACTGAATTACAATGATGGTTTTTGAACAGTATATTGAAAGTATTAGCCCATGGTGTGTGAATTCTTGGGTTTCAGATTTACAAGGTATTTGGTTAGCCTCAATTAATCTGGAAGTTGAAAGCCCAAGCTTAGATTGCTTCAGTCTTTGCACTCTGCAATagcatttcacatttaaaaaaaaaaaccaaaccaacctatgtggaaaaaaaaaaacaccaaatgcTAAGCATAAAGTTATTCTTTACAATGTTGCTGTGGTTGTTCCAtatctcaagaaaaaaacaaattaagcttTGTGTATAAACGGGCATGCTTTTCTTGAAAACATGCAAGATGGTGGATGAAGGATGTAATCTGCAGATTGCATTTCAGACAAACTTGCCAGCTATTTTACAGATCGCAAGCTGAGGCATGCTCTAATCGTAATCCTTCCACAGTTCATTCATGTTCTCGCaggcttgattttaaaaaaaaaaaacaaaaaacaaaaaacaaaaaaaaaaaacaaacaaaaaaaaaaccccaaaaaaccaaaacaccaagacaaaaccaaaacaataaaatcCTGATTTGTCTGTAGCGAGTTTAAATTGTTGATTTAAATGAACAAACCTTTCTCTGGTAGATATCCTGTGTTCAGTCTGTTCTGCTCTAGAAAGTATTTGCTAGTCAGTGACTTTGAGCATAAATATTATCACTGCCTATTTTTACAGGATTGCACCTGCAATGCTACGCCAAGCTTCATATGGAACTATAAAAATAGGCACTTACCAGAGCTTAAAGAGAATGTTTGTTGAGCGTCCAGAaggtgagtgggtttttttcaatttagttaagaaatattttgcttgaaGCTGATTGCTTCCATTTGGTATCTTACTGTAGCAGTTTGACCAAGTCTACTGAGAAGACATTCCTTGTACCAATTACAACAAAGCGAGCCAGCAAGGAAAACTTGTTGGAGCAGTTTTTAAGGTTTCTGTAATTGGCGCACTCTCTGGTTCAAGGAGAGATGGCATCATCCTGCCCTGGTGCATCTTAAGCTTTGTACATCTGCAGCTaaactctttttctttgtttatgaaaTAGATGAAACCCTGATGATAAATGTTCTATGTGGCATTCTTTCGGGAGTAATCTCATCATCTATTGCAAACCCTACAGATGTCTTAAAGGTAATTATGTGTTATGTAGAGTTTGTCCTTAGTTTTTATCCTTTCCTTGAGGAAATAAGGAATCTCCTGATGAACATAGGATTTGTTGTTTTGTAAGTCTATTTATTCTCATctcttaactttaaaaaaaagtaatcaggGACATCCTGAATTCTTCTAATCTCCTTCTGGTCCGTACTAATTATTTGAAGTATGCACCAGGAAACTGATGGCTGGGAAGGTAGTTGAATCCATATAACTTTTTGTAGGTGTGGGGAGAGAATAATTTTAGATGATTCTTTAACTTTAATGCTACAGTCTTTATGTGGAAGCCACTCTCCATATTTCATCTATACTACTTAGTAACACTATTATACGAGGATGTTTCTAGAGCTCAGAATAGGTGAAGATCAATTGAGAGGCAAGAATTTCAATGAGTGATACTTACACTGTATGATCCTTAAATCCCATAGAGAAGCTTGACAATCCAGTGTCCCGTGTAAGTAGTGTTCCAGCATCAGTCATTTAAAGTGAAGTGGTGAAACCCTCACCTCTTTAAGAATCTGTTAGCTTAATGATAGTCAATGACCTCTTTTCCAGTTACTTGAAAGGGTTGATGGTTTTTAACTTACTAAACGTAGCATGTGATTGCCTCTAATGAAAATTGCCTCTAATGAAAATTCGGTTCTTCTAAAACTGCTAAAAACATAATCCTTTATGGGGCTAATGTGGTTATTTAGAGGCATTTCAAACATAAGCTTCTATTTGAAGTGTGGCTTTAATTAGTTATTTCCCAAAATTATGTTCACGTACCAACTTGCTTGTCATCAAACTTGTAATTGGTAGTTACCATGGCAGTTTCCCAAGGATGTTTTTCGAAGTCCACAGTGTCAAAGACCATGGTTCTCACCAGCTGAAACTGTAATCTTTAACCTTTCATTTTAACGTGTTCCTGTGAGAACACTGTAAAGGACATCCTGCAGAACCCATCTGTCAGTCTAATCTAAGTGGAATAGTTGTACGAGTACAGAAATAGACATGACTTAATGCAGTTAAGAACTTATACCACATACTTGTTCAAAATTAGCAGCTGCATTTGTATAGTTAAGGCACTTCAAAAGATTTCATCCTGGTTATGATAATGTCAGCTATTAATTTGTATTCAAAGAGAAATTGACTTTACTTAAAAGATTGTAACTTAAAATGGTAATAAAACTGCATTAAATTATTACTGGTTCTATGTTTGAAAAGTAttgatttttctaattttatcttCAAATGAATCTCAGATCAGAATGCAAGCCCAAGGCAGTGTGATTCAAGGAGGAATGATGGGCAACTTCATACAGATCTACCAAAAGGAAGGCACTAAAGGATTATGGAAGGCAAGTTTTTTGAACTAAATCCTATACTCAAAGTACACTTTCTTGCTCAACTGAATTGCATGTACTTCTACAATATTCTCAGCCAAAATATGGAGAAATCAGTAGCTAATATATATGTAGTTTGTTATGACCGCTGCTGGTGTCTTGATGCATTTTGAAAAACGTTATTGCCAGTCTTGTGTTTAAGGATTAGCTGCTTCTTAAAATAGGGGAGACAAACAGAGGCTTAAATTAGGGTGACTGGCTCTAGGACTAGTTCAACAACCCTTGGCAAGATACTTGTCAGTCTgtattctttcctctttttaaaacatgTACTAAAGACCATTTGGATATAAAGGTACATTAATACTTTTAGAACATCTCCTCTAGCTCAGGAATTTTTGTACTCAGCCTTGTAAATTGTCTTTTTTGCCAGTTACAGTTAGTGACTGTATGACAGCTGAAGACCAAGAATGGACAGTTGCTCTGAAACAGCTGGAAAATAGAAACGGTTTTCTATTCATGTGTTTTTCTCTGCAAAGCTTCTTGATCTCAATTTTTCTGCTCATCTCCCTTTGTTAGTTTTCAGTTATAGCTGCAAGGGGAGCCAGTGTCACCTCTCTGTTGAGCTCTTAGCTGACTGTTGATGTAAGAATTCATATGTTATACAGAGATGGAGTAGCATAAAGGAATTGAAATTGCTGTTCAGTGTGGAAAAGTGATTTATCTATTAACTTTAATCTGCATTTTTAGAGCACATACATCTAACACCTGTACAAATTAGCCTTATTTGAATCCACAATGTTCTTAACATGTTCATGGTGTGTTGCTTTGTATTATAAAAGCTCGGCTTTTCTGATGGCTcacaaaagattaattttaaacttCAACATTATCCTTTCTTTTGCCAGGGAGTATCGTTGACAGCGCAGAGAGCTGCTATTGTTGTTGGAGTGGAACTGCCAGTGTATGACCTTACCAAGAAGCACATAATTATGTCTGGATTTATGGGAGATACAGTATATACCCACTTCCTGTAAGTTTGTAGAACTGCTTGCATAGCTCATCATTGGTTCTCATAGTTCTCATTATGGGGGATgaatatttagatttttctgtCATCAGTCTAGGTGTAAATATACTTCTGATGTGTTTATACTTTTTAATGCAATAGCATCTCAAATGGTACCACATAGCACAGAAGCtaattttatttagcatttggatttagttttcttttgaatATGGAATTTTCGTTTGTGAATGATCTGAATCATTCATCTTTGCAAACTGAGATTAGAGGCAAGTTCCAATCAAATATTTGCTATTCTCAGAGGCACAAACATCTGTTCAAGTATACAGAAACTGTATTAAAGAGCTGTATATCAAATCTTGAAAATGGTGCTTTATagtaaatgaaaagtaatttttcacatCTATTAGCTGATGTAACTTTTAACTTATAGTGTTAAGCACTCATTATTACTGCGTGTTTTCTGGGGAGGGAGAATTCTTGTGCATCTTGAAATGTGGTAGGTCAAATTTCATCAAGCCTTTCTTTTATTAGCTCAAGTTTTACTTGTGGATTAGCTGGAGCCCTTGCATCCAACCCAATTGATGTTGTGAGAACACGCATGATGAATCAGAGAAGCCAACAGCATGGGGGACACTCAAACTACAAGGGTACTTTGGATTGCTTGCTACAAGTAAGTAGTTCATGTATCAACATAAGCAGAAACAAGTGCCATCAAGCAATGATTTTTGGTGTAGAAATTCTAAGTTTCCCTAGAAGTTAATCCAAGTAACTTATATATGCTTTTGCCCTAATGCTTAAAAGGACTATATTGCCAATAATGTACTTGGTGTGAAAAGTATCTActatctttcactgaatttcactaaattttgagttggaagggaccataaagatcatctagtccaactcccctgccgaagcagaaaggcaggaagaaagtTAGGATGTACTTCAGGCACTTACTTCCTTTTGGTGCTTGGATGAGGAGACTTAATTCTTTAGCAGTACTGATTGTCTCTTACTTAACTTTGTACAATGTTAAGATATTGATAGGGAATGATAATTTCATCAGTCTGTTCTTGAAGAACAACATCTTCTGGGGCAGATGGTTTTCTCTGTTGGTTACTGCATAATGGAAAGCCTAATAGAGCCAAAGGCAATGTCagtcttcattttaattattttggctTGGTTTCTTAAATCCCTAAATTGGGTATGAGGTGAGAGCATGACAGGTTTTAGGTGGAAAAGAGTGGATAGGAAGCTATTGATGTCCAAACTGTTGACTGAACAGTCCAGTCCAATTTTGTGAAGTCcataaagcaaactgaaaaatttCAAGGGAGTGTCTAATGTGAGCTGCAGGTTTACATGCAGTGTTctgcaagatttttttattttttttgttgggggggaAAGTCCAGGAATGTAATTTGGATGAATCTAGGTTGAGTACAAAGTGACATGATCTGCGTCTTTACCTGCCAGGTAACGCTACAGGCACTGCTAATCTTGGCTTTATCTAGTGAAGTGTTTCTTTGTCGAATCATACAAGATGTTTAAATCAAGGTTACAGCACTAAGCCTTGTTAGCTTGTTAGAGTCTTGTTAGCTGAGATGCTATCTAGGTTTCTCACTAATGAAGAATTACATACGTGTGTTCTTactgtgttggattttttttttttccagacatggaAGAATGAAGGCTTTTTTGCTCTATATAAAGGGTTTTGGCCAAACTGGTTAAGACTTGGTCCTTGGAATATCATTGTATCCTTTTCAAAGGTGTGTGAACCTATGAAGCTGGCCATACAACAGCAAGTATTGACAGTTTCACAGAATGTTGAGTGGGGAAAGTGTCATGTCAGCACAAATATTCCCTTTTTATGAATGGAAAATTTTGTAGTTGACCATTTTCTTAGTCAACTGCTGCTGGTCAGATTGAATTTGTAATTCACACAAGTGAATATTAGAATGTGatcttgcaaaacatttttctgttcctcCAATTTCATACCTGTCCATTTCTTTAGTGTGGAGCCtcgttttaaataaaattaactagATGAGTTAGGAATGGGGGCTATTTCTAGAAATGGGGAATTAGCCGTGAAATCTTTTTGTATTTATCATAGTCTCACAGCTTCGTTTGTGTTTGAAGAGTCAGCTGACTGGAACCCTAGGAAGCGGGTTGGTAGTAATGTGGTAGTAATGTTTACCATGAGCAAACCTACTTTAGCTTATCAAAGCTAAGTGAGTAAAGTCTCTAAGGGCTTTCATGGTAATCCTCTGCCTCCTTGGTCCTGTGTGTAAGatggagggccacagaaatgatcagtgggctggagcacctctcctataaggacaggctgagcgagttggagttgttcagcctggagaagagaagactccatggagaccttatagcagccttccagtacctgaaggggacctacaggagagatggggaaggactctttatgagggagtgtagtgataggatgaggggtaatggttttaaactgaaagaggggggatttagattagatactaggaagaaattctttgctgtgagggcgatgaagcactggaacaggttgcccagagaagctgtggatgccccatccctggaagtgttcaaggccaggctggatggggctttgagcaacctgctctagtgggagatgttcctgcctgtggcaggggggttggaacttgatgacccttaaaggtcccttccaacactaaccattctatgatcctaaggaagagggatgggaaagCAGTTGGCATCACCGGCCTTAAAGCTTTTGATGTACAGGAGTGCCCTGAAGCACATTTTATTGTTCTGCACAACAAAAATGGCCAACCAGCACGATTACATAGGAGAGAGCTAAAAAGAGCAAAGTTTCACACAGATGCTGCTATCCTGCAGTAGTGAAGTGACCATTCTGCACTGAGTGAACAGGAAACAGTTTTCCTTAATCAGCTGTTCCAGTTCTTTCTGACATATGAGCAACTGAAGAAATTAGACTTCTGACATGCTGAAGTGTATTCTGAATTCTGTCAATGTACTGTTTGAGCTTAGAGCAACTTGTAGGTTATCCTGAATATCCGCTCTTTATCGTCTGAGAAGCTGGCCAAAGGAAGAGGCTGCTACAAGACTGTTGTGAGAGAGAACAATCCGGAAGTGATTTCAAGGCAAACTGGCTCCGGTAGGAATGGCTTGCTCCTGTCATTGGGTGGATGACGTGCACTATTTTCTAGACTGAACCAAATACGGTGGTGTTCCTTCTGTCAACTCTTTAAGTGTTCTTGAATGTGAAGATGTGTAATGTAACTTTATGCTGTTGAGATTCAGATGGACAGTGTTTATAGGTGTAAGAGACAAAGAACAATCTTTCTCTAAAGGAAGATAGGTAGTACCAAAGGAGCTgggcttttcctgttttcagagGCATATACAATTTGCAATAATTTTTAGCTTCCAGTTAATGGTAAGTGTCATAAGACATCTTTGCAGGCCTTCAGTTCAGCAAAAAATACCTGCTGCAATACAAAATCTGCTTCTGGTTTtagaaatttcctgtgttctaagTCCCTAAATGTCTGCATAATTTGCTGGGAATAATCCAGCTTCATTTGAAAGTGTGGTTGCTGCAGTTGTCAGTTTTGTGTTGCTTGAGGaaagttggtttgtttggtttttttttttttcccccccaatgtATGATTCTTGGTTTTCAGCATAAGTGATTCTTCAACATATTCATATGTAAATTGCAATTAGGAATGAAGTTCAAATGAGTCCATGCTCATCTGCCTATCTTGCAGAGAAACTTTTCATGCTGCTTCCGTTGTTGGGAAGAACTACCCATAATGGTTACTGGCTGTTACGTACCATCGGAAAGATGCAGGTGTTACAGTGGGCAGTTCAAGCTGTCGTGTGGGTGCCTGCCTGCAAAGAACCAAACCCCTCCAAAGCTAAGTTGTCTATAAAGActggttttcttcttaaaaagacACACAGATGCTGAACCACCGAGCAGTTTCCTACAGCAAACAGGCCCGAGTCGCTGTTACATGTTACGCTTCATGTAGAAATCAACCACAACTTCCTTAAAGCATGACTTTGGGGGTTTAAATGTAAATCCAAACTTCCGGGCCGTTAACTAAAGAGTTATGTCGAGGTTCTGACAAATGTTAATTCCAAGAAAGGAAAGGTGGGAGATGGAAGTCACGCGGTGGCCCTTCCGTCACAGAGGGGTAGCAAAGCAGGAGGGGTAGCTTTGCGTTTTTGTGGCATTGTGTTAATCTCTCCAACACTTTTGGTTAACCATACATTCCACTTAGAGAAATTTCCTTGCGATTTCAAAATTACTACAGTCGCTTCAAATCACTAATTTTGAATTCACAAATGGATTTTTAAACGCACAAGGCACTTTCTCTCCTAAGGCACAACATTTTTCTATGTATATGTGGATGCTCATGTGCAGTGTTTTTTCTTACAGCTGTTTCTATGCTTTCATAGAcatatctgtaaatatttttgtacagGGTGTAAACTAAGTGtatgttttacatttttcagCTTATTAAAGGTTTTGAAATCAATGTGTAATGACTCTGGGCTGCTTTCAGTTTCTAAGTTCCAAATGGGGGTGGCAGGTTGGGGGTGTTTTGAAACACTCGCAGGTGATGAACAAGGGAAAGCTGTTGCTGGCACTGAACACACCAGTATGGTGTTActggtggttttgtgtgtgtgtgtgtgggggggggtgggttttttgtttgttgattttttttgttttttttttttttttaagccaaggcAGACTGAAGGTGCTGTAGGTAAAAGCTTATGTTTGTGTAACTTACAGACTGAAAAACATGCATTAACCATATGTTTTGACTGTTCTTTGGCACATATGGAAC includes these proteins:
- the SLC25A30 gene encoding kidney mitochondrial carrier protein 1; protein product: MSALNWKPFIYGGLASITAECGTFPIDLTKTRLQVQGQVNDAKYKEIRYRGMMHALVRICREEGLKALYSGIAPAMLRQASYGTIKIGTYQSLKRMFVERPEDETLMINVLCGILSGVISSSIANPTDVLKIRMQAQGSVIQGGMMGNFIQIYQKEGTKGLWKGVSLTAQRAAIVVGVELPVYDLTKKHIIMSGFMGDTVYTHFLSSFTCGLAGALASNPIDVVRTRMMNQRSQQHGGHSNYKGTLDCLLQTWKNEGFFALYKGFWPNWLRLGPWNIIFFLTYEQLKKLDF